DNA sequence from the Vicia villosa cultivar HV-30 ecotype Madison, WI linkage group LG3, Vvil1.0, whole genome shotgun sequence genome:
CATAGTAGAAACATAGCTATATGAAAGTATACAATCAGCACCAACATTTAAACCTTAACTTCACTTGGAAAATGCATACAAGCATGAGAAATGAAGAATAAGAGAGATGCATTTATAAGTATAAGTGTACACtgatcaaaataaaaatttaacaaGTGCTAggaatttatttgtttatttattcaagATACAGCCtataaattgaaaattaatattCATTAATATAACACCGGAGAtagtagtgtgtgtgtgtgtgtgtgagtatCAGTTCTTGAAAGATTTTGCATAATTTTTGCATGATGTCAACTTACCAATGCGTTCTTTAGGTGTATCATCAGTTGCAGAGGAATTAGACCTGGAAAAGCTGCGCTTCAGAGCAGTTTGTCCATCCTTGGGTGTAATGGCGGCTCTGGGAGTAGTGCTTTGCAGATCTGATCCTTTAATTGCATCAGTGTTCCACCTGCGTTGCCTTTTTGCAGGCTCGTTGTTTCCTACTAATGTTTGTTCTGAAACAAAAATTTCAAATAATTCAGGATTAAAGGACAATCATCATATAATTTCTTGATTTCCCTAAGACGTACCTGTCGAATCAAAACTAAAATGAAAGTAAGCCAgtgtacaaaaaatatatatgatgcTTACCAGGATATTTTCGCTTCTCAGTCAAGGAAACAGGACTAATGTCAATATCTTGATGGGTATCACTTTTTCTTGCGGATACACCATCTCCCTCAACCATTGGTTTGCTTTCTTCAGTGACCATAGGAACTTCAGTATTCTCAACTTTGTCCCTAAGTTCATCAACATTAAACTTAGAATCATATTGCCTAGTCTCAGGCAAGTCCTCTTCCATAGAATCATCACCAGAACTTCTGTCCAAGTTCAACTTTTCTGGATACCCTACATCATCACTACTATTGGTTTTGTTCAAGTCTGGACTTGGAACATCGTTGTCATTTTCTTCGACAGATGACTTTTTTTCATGCATCCCTCCAACATCCATTGAATGCGATTCATCATAAACAGGTACGTCATTTCTGGATGATGGTTCTTCCACCATCTCTGGCCTAACATTATCTTGTTCTAATTTGACATTATTAGCAATTATAGTATCCTttagttcattcttttcattaaTTGACACAGAATCAGTAGAAAAAGAATCAGATTTTACTTGAGAccctaaactagggttgacctcAGATACCTGGTTTTCTGGAGCAGATGAGATGGGCATGAGATCGTCGCGGGTAGGCTTCGGGTCACACTCCAGTTGGAGCTTTGACTCCTCATTATCCAGCTGCGCTCTTGATTCCTCGTTCTCTAGCTTGATGGCTGAATCCTCATTATTCTTCTCTGAACTATACGAATCCTGACCACTGACTACTACTTCTGTTTCTACAGTCTCAGTGACCGTAACAGTGGTTTCCACAGTAGTCTCCACAGTGGTCTCCATAGTGGAAGGATGGGCCACTACCTCCTCTCCTGCATTATCAGATTCAGCGCCAGCTGGCAAAACTGCATGTTCACTATCTAGATCCATGGCCGAAACAGTATTATTATCGTCAACTGGGTCAGTGACACCGTCCTGCTTGACATTCTTAATACTGTCATTATCCACAACCTCTGGAACCTTCACTACATTTTCCTTTTCAAATGGTTCCACTACACCAGAATCCCCCTTTTCAGAAGTTTCCAATGTTTGGAAGCTTTCCCTTGCAGTTGTATCAACCACTTCAGCATCCACATTACCAGTCTGAGAATCTTTTACCCCCTCTTCTTGAGTGTGTAAACCATTAGCATCATCCTTCTGCAAACCCTCTGCAGCCTCCTCCTTTTCAGGGGAAGCCTTAGCAGCCTCTTGTTCAGGGGCAGCCTCTTCCTGTTCGGGGGAAGCCTCAGCATCCTCCTCCTGTTCAGGGGAAGCCTCGGCAACCTCCCTTTCCTCACGAATAGCTTCATCCAAACGATTGATTAAATCCTCCTTTAAACCTTTGGTTGCTAACTTCCTTTTCTTCAGCTCCTCTCTCAGCTCTGTAACCTTCCACTGATTAATGGGCTTATCATCCAGAATCGGGTATTTCGAATTTGACGACATTGTATCTAAAATTTAAATGACTGAACACCTTCCTTAACCTGAAATCAGCCATTAAATTCAATAAACTCTCAGCAACAAAGAAAAAACAAACAGCCTAATAACTCAAACAATATGCATCAGAGCAAAAAAACAACAGGTTCGACATTAAATCACCGCAAACTAAACTGAACTTTTTCAGAAATCTAGGGCGTAAAAATTATTGATTCAAATTGCAACCTTGCTGAAGTAAATTAATCCAAAAAAAATCCCAAATCGAAAGAGGCAGATCCGAGACAACAGAACAATTTCACAATTTCAAATAACAATTGCTAATAGTAAAAGAAacaatatacataaaaaaatcatttttactcACAGTGATGATAATTGGAGGAGAATCGAGGGAAAAAAATTCGTCGCTTCGTTAATCGAAACCCTAACTGGAGGAGTAGAGGAAAACGATTACCGAAGATGGAGAAACAGAAAAAGGCGTCGAAAATTGCAACCTTGATTACGAAATCGAATGCACCCAAATTAATTTACTCCTGAAAACACTGAAGCAAAACAATGTCGAacagagataaaataataaaagaaaacgaAATACGCAAATTAGAGTTCAGAACCAGCAAATGGTTTATCGAAAACAATGATAAGAGAAAAAGACTGAGACGTAAGGGAGTGCGAAACTGCTTCTCTGATTCTTTTCTAGGGCTTCATTTTTTTGGTCTTTAGTTTTTTTAGGGTTCTTAACTTTGTGTTGCGTTCCGTGAGGAACCCCGAAGTAATACAGGATGGGGTCTCGTTTCCGCTGCGGTTAGCAACATAGATTTGATACTGTAATTCCAATATCACCCTTTAGCCACGTGGCTATAAATTAAAGATTACTTTTGTTTATTGGTTATATAATAAAGTGGTAATTTAcccattaaaaatttaataatatttttaataatatttgttaTGATAATTGTTgatgtaattatttttatttttatgtggtGGTTGGACGAGGTGGATATGAATGTTATTACTTCAATGTTCAAATCAGTGAGTAAATATAATAGGGGTATAATgaattatgaataaaattataaactttttttatttgGTGGTTTATATAATGGGTGACAATTTGGTCCATCTAGTATTGAATATGCGGTCTTTCTAGAACAGTTGTATCTATGACTTGTTGTGGTGTGATGATGTATGAGAAGTCTTTCAAGGAACTGGGTGTGGCGAGTATCCTTAGTTAGGACCTTGTGTTGAGAATTGGAAGAGATTTGGGGACAAACTGTATTAAATGTTAGTCTCATTATTGAGACGTTTCGCAAATTTTCTTCACATGTGGCCCTAGGTTTGTAGGTTAGGACATGGTGTTTCCCCTAGGGTGCTCGAGTGCACGCAAACTTTGTCATATTTTCAAGGTGAAATTTGATCGTTGATTTTTCATCTTACTATTTTTTCATTCTGCAACGTTAATTTTTTTCATCTTCCAATTTTGTTCTCTCTCACAACTAAGACTTACATTTTCGCAAACCCTTTCTTCCTTTTCTAAACTCTAGTGCTTTTGGTTTTGCCACTTTCTCTTCTTATTTGGGTCTATTATTCTTTATTCATCCTCATTCTCGGGtatctcttataaatatttcTTCGTCCGCTCATTTGCTAATTTGCTTTTTTGTCTTTACTATGGCAAATAGAGAAAAATATACCTGAGAACATGGTGAATGAACCTGATGGTGGAGATTATTTGTTGTCAGTAATATATGAAAAATCCATATGTCACAAACATTGATCCCTTATAAGTTAATCGTCTCAACCTCGACCTTATTGTACTCAGTGATAACTTTGGGTTTGGTGAGGGTTCGATAGAAAGTGATGATCCACCCATCAATGCTTCTACTAAGGAAAGTACTGATGGAACTTCTAAAGAAGACGAGGAGAGAAATTCCGACGATGTGGATTTGAGGGAGATGGCTACCCGTCTTGCTTCTTCTATTAGGTCTCAAACGGATCCAGTTGTTGGTATAGCAGTTTAAGATGCGCGTTAAGCTAGCTATTTTGCTATTACCTTTAAGACGGTGCATGGTCAGAACCCAAGTGACATAGAGATTAGGGATCACCTTGCTTTTGGGGGCAATAGTGTAGTTTCTGACCTGTATTAACTTTTTCATGATAGTTGGGAAGATATGGTTCAACGAGGACAAGCAGGTTTTATGGAGCTGGCAGACGCTCGCCTATACTGATGGGTAGACCCTAAGCTAGTGAGAAATATttcttattttgataatattcatAAAGTGGAAAAACCTCGTGTAAAAAATGGGTTTTTCCTCTAACTAGTCGATTTTTCATGTTACTTGCAATAGGATATGCAACCTTTTTATGGGTGTTTCATCCCTTTCTATGGATGTATCTTTACTCTATTGAAACTCAGGTTGCCCTTTAGCAGGTTTGAGGAAAAATTGTTGAGGCGTGTGAATATTACCCCTTCCCTAACTACACCAGTAGCTTGGGGATTTGATATGGTCTACCAAAACTGGTGCGAGTAGAGGTGGGAATAAGTTGGGCTTAGATAGGCTTTGCCAAGCTTAAGTCTGGCCTCCTAAAAAATTCAAAGCCTAAGTCTGGTTTTtagcctatcataggcttattAGGCTTGGTCCTAATCTTTTTGAAGGCTTAATTGGGCTACTAGTTGTCATACCCCGACTTTAACCCCTAAGATTCCACCTATCATTCATTTGCAATCAATCGAGTGTTTACCCTCTATTTTGGTAGACATGCGCTAGTCCTCCAAATTTAGACACTTTgattactcgcaggatcgactagattgatcctaaagACGTTTGTGTTCAAGTTTCGTGTATTTAGGTTTTTTAGGCCTAAACATAAGGTTAATttaaaagaatagaaaataaaTGAATGTAAAGCTTTGTGTTTAATAGTAAAGGACAAAGGAATTAAAGGACAAAGGAAGATAAATTTAGGCAAGAAAGTAAAGATTTTTCAATAGGAAAGGTAAAGGAAAAACTTTAAAAAGACTTTTAATGTAAATAATTGTTTATAACTAAAATAAATGGTGTTTCAAACGCACATTCTCAAAGGGACCCATTTCTCAATACACTAGATACTTTGAGTAAGTTTTGAGGATTTGTACAATGTTGAACACACCGAAAATCTATTTACTAAGATTTCTATATATACTAATTCGACTACAACGGTCTTTTACTATAAAGATGATACGTTTCTTGTCTGCATGCGCTTCGCACTTACAAGCCTCAACGCGTCCTTCTCAAGGGACAGATAAGGCCAAATATCCCGCCAATAGCCTGTTTCGAATTCGCTTCGTCGAATTCTAAGTGACTTAAAAATTTTCTAAGTCTCAGATAACATAATCAATCTATTAGGGTGACTAGCTTCTCGTCAAGTGACTTTGTTTGTCGAAGTAATCTTCATATTCGTCGAAGTGAATCTGTTTACAAAGAATTTAATCCTTTGTTTCCCAAATATCTTCTTCTTGGTGAGCGtcaaatttgcatttaatgaatCGCCTCCCTAAAATGTATTTTCCGATCATGTGGAGAAATGAACATATTTTGACAGTCTTTGACGCGACTGCTCCATCACTGTTGTGACGTCATGGTTATCATGACTTTCTTTTGCAAAACATCTCATCGAGACATGCAACTCTGCAGCCATCATCATTAACCCTATTTTTTATAAGTAATGGTGGCATCTGAATAGGCAACTGCCTAACCCACCTCTTGGAGGTATACACGTGCCCCGTTAAatttcttctttgtttcaaaaaagaaaaaggggACGTCATTTCCCTCACTATAaatagcttcttcttcttcttcaattttttaACACTTTTACAAACTTTGAGTCTTCAAATATTCATAATCTTCTTACAATTTCTTACCCATAAAACCCATCCTAGCATATTTCCTCTTTTAATCTTCTAACATTTCATCAATGGTATCTTCCAAATCAAATATCTCCAAGGTTGTAAAACAACATGAGGATTCCATGGCACATGTAGCTCGAATTGCAAAGCCAACGCTGGTGGAAAATCAAGAGTTCATTCATGAACCTACTTTGgttaaaaaaaatctcaaaatataTAAATCTCAGGTACTTGTCCCTTTGACCATTTTTGGTGAGACTCGTGCATACATGGGTCCCTTGCTTGGTTTTTATTTTGATATAGAAAAGCTTAAGACATTTTTCCCTGTATATCATCGGATAAAACCTATAATTTGTAGGGCAAAAACTGCCCCTAAGGATAGTGATAAGTCAGACACTAGTGTCCTAATTGTATATGATCCGACGAAGCTTTGACCGACGCCTCAAATCAATAAAAGCCCTTTAACTTAGACTACATGAGCAATTCGCTTAGAGTGTTTCGCTCTTGCCCAATAACAAAAGATCTTGAGCCATACTGTGTTTGGATCATAAAAATTGAGAAGAAGAAAGCTCCATTCTGGAAAGAAATGGGCTTCTATGATGCTATCTTATTGTCGAAACTAAGAACAGCCTACTGTCAAAACATGTTAGTAGCTTCGCTATATTTCTGGGATAGTGTTAACACACATTTTGTAAGTTAATCCATACCTTAATCTTTTGGGTTATTATTAGTTTGTTagcttttatttcttattttatcgCATTCTATAATTTTCTATAGTTGTTACCTTTGAGCACAATAGGTGCTCCCTTTTgttgttttaataatattttaattgtttaaagGTTACCAAAGCCGAGCTGAGTCATGACTGTAGTGGGCTACTGAAAGGAACGCAAAttgaaataaatgagaacctGGCTGAAGGGAAAAGATCGAAGATTTCTATGGGTTTTCTAGGGCAAACGTGGAGTGTAGGATGCTGAAATTATTGGAGGGAAATCCTGGTTGCATTGAAAAGGAAACCTCATTTGAAtcaaaggaaaaaaggaaaatcaCTACAAGACAAAATGAGGTACAAAAGTCATTGCacccctgtcataccccaaaatttgccctcatatatttacaaaatgTCATTTTTATTTCGATTAGATAACATGGcgcaattggtaaggaggtaaggtttgCAGGTACAAGGTCACGGGTTCGAAACCCACTACTgacattctttttcattttttattctaatattaattttaagTTAATTTCTGTTTatccaaaaatctcaaaatatgTTTTCTATCTTAATTTCATAGTTTATTAgaatatctttattttatttttataattttatagttttattaggatggttatttttagatttttatagctttatagttttattatatttataattttgttttagaatatatttattattattattattttattatcgtTAGATTAagtttatattgttattattttatgatCCAAGCCCATGTCTTTGTTTAACCTAATTTATCATTATATATACCTTTCTAACATATTCTTTTGAAAAAAGGATGAACCCTTATTTTCTCCACCTTTCTCCTACGCACAACAACTAACCCTATTCTCTACCGTTTTTTTCACTTTCATTCACAAAAAAGGTCTTGTACATACTTCTCATACAAAAACAATTTCACTGTCACCATCACCCTTTGGTCTTTCCTCCCCAACGGTAAAACCTCCATTCAAGAAACTTCACAGTCAATCTAACCATTCACAAACTATACTCACGTACAAAATCCCATCTATCCTTTTACACAAATTCTCACAATTCTATTAACAAAAACCTTGTTTTTGTTCTTGAGTCAGTACTAACAATTTCTCACAgccacaaacaacacaaaacccTTATTTCTTTTTAACACACAAACTCACGGTTATCGCAAAAATTGagtccaaagaagaagaaagagggagGAAGCTGTTTAACATCAAAATCACGCCGCCCGTTGCATCTCAGAACCGGCCGAATCCGATCGACCACCAACAACCACCGCGAGTCCTCCCTTCTCTCCGGCCTATAACCTTCGTCCTCCGTGAAATCCTCTGTTTGCGGTACCAAATCCGACGACGTTACCACAGATCTGCAAATCGCTCCTCCGCGAGGACTCTCCGCCGCTGACGGAAATCTCTCAACCGCTCAGTGTACGCCAATTTCCATCCCGGATTCCAGCCACGACGTACACCAATTTCGTCGAACTGCAGAATTTTCGGCATCGTTCAAATTGTAGGTTACGCCGATCTTTTGCTCATACGGTTATTAATTGTGTTCTATTTCATTATTCTGCAAATTGATGTTTCAATTATTGAGGGAGATGAATAGAGTTGGTTGGAGGAATTCTATTGCTTTTGACgttaaatggaaaaaaaaaatttatcatgAAAGAAATTGGGTGGTTTCTATTGTGGGACCATGTTTATGTGAGTTAAATTGAACAAGCATAGCTTGCTGTTACTGACTTCTCACGTGTCAAGCATGTGATAATGGAAGAAATTTGGATATGCTATCTCTTTAGATTTTTATTCACCAATTAATTATGTGTTatggttttattattatttttagtggACACGTGTCCGCATGTCAATGGGGAATGCTTTTGTTATTTGAATGTGAAGAGAACTAGTACAAGAATGAGGCAATGCCTATTGTTCTTATGTGTGTTTGATACACTATGTTAGTGTGGTTAAAAGCAATGTGAGGGAGAGTGAACTGGAGGCGCTACCCCATACATCTTGTTCTAAGTTTTTATTAAATCCAAATCACATGTTAATCTCCCATGGGCTAATGGAAAACAATTTTGGATTGGCATGGAATAGTCCCACGTGATCTATTGCTTTGGTTGGGCCACTTTTCACtaagtttaacttttttttattttatttttataacaaaaacttttaaaaaatatataaaggatATGTAGATtgttttaattagaattttttaggatttaatataattattgtttagattttcttttgataattttgattcatatttttactattttctcatatcttattttatactttattaCTAACATTTTCTTGTATTGCGAGGTCCATTCGAGTTGTTCATCTATTCTAGCGAATattcgcaaattcatcctcaatctcctACCATCCAGATCTAACGCACGCAAAGCTGACGGTTTACCATGCGCCCTTAAAGGCTGCCACAATGAACCAAAGTTTTTCAGGGTTGCTTTCCAAATatattccgactacgcgccacgccaatcaaaagctaagtcctgatctctttatttatttgaatatttattttgccCTTTTAAATTAGCATTTATTCTTAAATGCCAATGAACTGCCCGTACACTCACTTCCTCTTATTTCTCTATTCAattatcagatggtcagagtcaatgcttcgagCTACCCACAATTCTCAACCTTCAtcgatcgaagctaagtttctttttacCCATTTTTCTGTATTATTAtatctatttttagggttaaccctagttgcctctgaacaaataatacactcactcgcttttgtttattctttccttttcaattttcagggtttgttgaccgccaaggctacgagtgttggtaaccctaaaccctaaccttaatgttttatgctttatcattacttatgtcaaaccctactaagggatccgctggtttcattgtcccctcccccatattattgttgttcttgccttatattatctgcgtggttagtaaaatagggagtgacaaccattaaattgaattagcctcactaatttacaagataatataattgaatataatcacgtgattggtgcacacacgcacgcttttgggtaaccctctctgttgccttgttgccttgttgcctgttgccttgttgccttgtgtttttttgcagaatagccagtccctcgaatatgaggatacctcagccatgttgcctcgataaaaggtcatgagaccctaatgatgctgccttcgatacactaacatgacctcgaccctcgaaagttgcctacggaaaaggctgaggtatcttctggttgcctacgaaaggctattctgatccttccccttagactacctgcctctctatggcatgggtcagtctttgagcgaatgataattcgatgacccgtctacctccaaacgaaaggcttcctgcccacttatggcaaggattgaccctttcattctgaaaggctaaaaagagacctatcatctgagtttaaggtaattgcccctaattgccttgccatgctctattttctatattctttctcaaaattcttcaaaaactggctacgctcatttacgagctaaagtccacttttcctctttcatctacattttttgaaaacgagcaagcaaagcaattaagagcccatggcaaaccatggatgcaaagggtgccttacaccttccctttgcataaattaccccccgaacttagatttctttaaaaggttttttttctgtttctttttgcctttctgaatttgtttggataaaataaaagtcggtggcgactcttgcttaccgcgacatttcgatcgataaaaagtcagttcaccgtattacagaactggcgactctgctggggatttatttcgataaaagaggggttaccttaaaagtttaggattcaccttaaatgttttctattgtttgctttgtttgctttaattttgcagggctgttttgggtattttacTGTGTGAAAGATcttaacccggatctgagtaccttaggtatatggcatgagatcaaggagactgcacagcgtatactgatgtggttgatctgatggccatcgttagtgtgacacattggtttgtcctggtgttccttgggatccgacctgaggaaatgcttggctgccacatggtgtcattaagcactaatttgcccttagaaccttagtcgaacttgactttggcctattagaaagtagcgagatggctggctttggttccgaccgaagttggttgatactcgaagctacactcatatggactggactttcaggaccttttcggttggcgattcgattgccgaactgagataagcgccttcgagaaaggtcaatgatatgagctccctagaacccgatctttatataggacaggtttgaaccaactaaacttcagggggagggtacatacctctggaccacgtgcaagcctaaccttaaggcaaaattgtgtgacttgcgtgacttatgtgacttgtttgcgtttgctactaaccttcgttctttgcaggttttgttaaaaggacgtgtttgcccttactatctcacactatgcctaatgaattgcattcgcataacattcatgacatcataagcataacataattaactaaccctttcaaggatcttaggaatttagggcgcgcaatttcaggtgctcttatcaaggactgaacatctatcaaggggcaagaggatttactttcctctcgccacataccttTCAATTCAGAAACgatgtacctatcaaggggcaagaggatttattttcctctagccatgtatcttcaaaattcagaagtatcccgaatcagaggcgatgacccactcgatatggtgagctcgattctcaaagaaggatgatCAAAGacgaaattcagaattcttcagacaaagacgtgaCCAAATCACTTTttgatgttgctaactaaattcctaaagatccttgaaaagattgcatttgcattcataacatcacataaaactaactttgcctttcaggttgaccaactggtcagacaaataccatcaacaaatcaatctctgtcagatatacattctggaaagcatatccctccagacattctgaagacacctacatcagatattcattccggaagctcgaaccccggacattctgaaagttccaatcagatgaacattctggaagcttgacccccagacttctgaaacattccaatcagatatacattccggaagctcgaaccccggacattctgaaagttccaatcagatgaacattctggaagcttgacccccagacttctgaaacattccaatcagatatacattccggaagctcgaaccccagacattctgaaagtcctgatcagatgaacattctggaagcttgacccccagacttctgaaatattccaatcagatatacgttccggaagctcgaaccccggacattctgaaacattcttatcagatacacattccggaagcccgaaccccggatactctgaatccctacaccagttccacaacaacgacgcaagccagatgcacttaagcgtcaattcaccaaaatcaatatgttgtcggctcaaacattacaacatctgttgaagatcagattgattactctgagggatgctcctgagaattctaacacctctggctataaactcaatgcgaggtgcgcgtaccatcctaacattcctggacattacacaaacaattgttggacattgaagaataagattcaagatctgatcaatgatcaaattcaaccctcttgAAACTTCTGTGGTGATCAC
Encoded proteins:
- the LOC131661435 gene encoding uncharacterized protein LOC131661435, which translates into the protein MSSNSKYPILDDKPINQWKVTELREELKKRKLATKGLKEDLINRLDEAIREEREVAEASPEQEEDAEASPEQEEAAPEQEAAKASPEKEEAAEGLQKDDANGLHTQEEGVKDSQTGNVDAEVVDTTARESFQTLETSEKGDSGVVEPFEKENVVKVPEVVDNDSIKNVKQDGVTDPVDDNNTVSAMDLDSEHAVLPAGAESDNAGEEVVAHPSTMETTVETTVETTVTVTETVETEVVVSGQDSYSSEKNNEDSAIKLENEESRAQLDNEESKLQLECDPKPTRDDLMPISSAPENQVSEVNPSLGSQVKSDSFSTDSVSINEKNELKDTIIANNVKLEQDNVRPEMVEEPSSRNDVPVYDESHSMDVGGMHEKKSSVEENDNDVPSPDLNKTNSSDDVGYPEKLNLDRSSGDDSMEEDLPETRQYDSKFNVDELRDKVENTEVPMVTEESKPMVEGDGVSARKSDTHQDIDISPVSLTEKRKYPEQTLVGNNEPAKRQRRWNTDAIKGSDLQSTTPRAAITPKDGQTALKRSFSRSNSSATDDTPKERIVPPSRRTPTNSLRIDQFLRPFTLKAVQELLGKTGSVSSFWMDQIKTHCYVTYSSTEEAVETRNAVYNLQWPPNGGRLLVAEYVDPEEVKMKLEAPPTPTASVNSVPTLPPAPPLSQPEPSPRQHREQHLPVALPPPPPLSRPPPVARERLPSPPPLPEKVEPPIVTLDDLFRKTTATPRIYYLPLSEEQVAAKLAAQGRECTGFLQTLCFT